The Rhodopirellula bahusiensis genome window below encodes:
- a CDS encoding hybrid sensor histidine kinase/response regulator, whose protein sequence is MNRTDDPITDPLRLKALRSLSLVDSPAEESFDRITRLAARLLKCPASVVTLIEEDRQFFKSCVGLPEPLATLRGSPLSHSFCKLTVRAGKRFLIQDARVDPRVVSHPAIEEYGIVSYAGFPIRTRSGEVLGTLCVVDVVPREWTEDELETLRELSASVESEIELIAAAERERDHARMFQTMIQASPLSVIVIDTDGRVELWNDASEAIFGWTSAEVLGYPLPIISEHKLDECQRICDAVGDGSVFRCVDTYRAKGEDANGEKRTVHVNVSAVSLHRHDGYSDRILLIIDDVSQSHAGTLERERLFRELKIEKALLSEMDERKDRFLALLAHELRNPLTPIGNAVDLLRFAAEDPGQVHEISTVLDSQVRQLVRLIDDLMDVSRITRGRIGLQRETVSIHEVVANSCRAVDSLCSEMGHELIRRSDPEESLFVYGDYVRLTQVVTNLLNNACKYTPRNGRIEISCGHSKGQVQITVKDNGVGIPPEHRTGIFEMFTQVEDTLKDSRGGLGIGLTLVKQLIELHDGKVLLMDTDGASTGSEFQIHLPRLDSKPKEEKTVAEEEGPKRRYRVLVVDDVPAIAKMFTMLVGAMGHEVNSASSAPEGIERARELQPDIVFSDICMPGMDGYELARRFRSLSELDSSMLIAMTGNGQPEDIRMAMEAGFDRHITKPASVQRLREIFQELESRRGVE, encoded by the coding sequence ATGAATCGAACCGATGACCCGATCACAGATCCACTGAGACTGAAGGCCTTGCGAAGTCTGTCGTTGGTGGACAGTCCTGCCGAAGAATCGTTCGATCGGATCACTCGGTTGGCGGCCCGATTGCTGAAATGCCCCGCCTCGGTGGTCACCCTGATCGAGGAAGATCGGCAGTTCTTCAAGAGCTGCGTTGGGTTACCGGAACCACTTGCGACGCTGCGAGGATCGCCGCTGAGCCACTCGTTCTGCAAGTTGACGGTGCGGGCGGGGAAGCGTTTCCTGATCCAAGACGCTCGCGTGGATCCTCGAGTCGTTTCGCATCCGGCGATCGAAGAGTACGGGATCGTTTCTTACGCCGGCTTTCCCATCCGAACACGATCGGGTGAAGTGCTCGGTACGCTTTGCGTTGTCGATGTTGTTCCGCGAGAGTGGACCGAAGACGAACTCGAAACGCTGCGTGAGCTTTCGGCGTCGGTCGAGTCAGAAATCGAATTGATCGCGGCGGCGGAGCGTGAACGTGATCATGCTCGCATGTTCCAAACGATGATCCAAGCATCGCCGCTGTCGGTCATTGTCATTGATACGGATGGTCGGGTGGAGCTTTGGAACGATGCTTCCGAAGCCATCTTCGGCTGGACCAGCGCTGAGGTGCTCGGTTATCCCCTGCCGATCATCTCCGAACACAAGCTCGACGAGTGCCAGCGGATTTGCGACGCGGTGGGCGACGGAAGTGTGTTCCGATGCGTGGACACTTATCGCGCCAAGGGTGAGGATGCCAATGGCGAAAAGCGAACCGTGCATGTCAACGTTTCCGCCGTTTCGTTGCATCGACACGACGGGTATTCGGATCGGATTTTGCTGATCATCGATGATGTCTCGCAGTCGCACGCGGGCACACTCGAACGCGAACGGCTGTTTCGCGAATTGAAGATTGAAAAGGCGTTGTTGAGCGAGATGGATGAACGCAAGGATCGTTTTCTTGCATTGCTGGCGCATGAACTACGCAATCCGTTGACGCCCATTGGCAACGCAGTCGACTTGCTGCGTTTCGCGGCGGAGGACCCCGGTCAGGTCCATGAGATCAGCACTGTTTTGGATAGCCAAGTCCGCCAGTTGGTGCGATTGATCGATGACTTGATGGATGTTTCGCGAATCACCCGTGGTCGGATTGGTTTGCAGCGTGAGACGGTTTCGATTCATGAAGTCGTTGCCAACTCCTGTCGAGCGGTGGACTCGTTGTGCAGCGAGATGGGACATGAACTGATTCGACGATCTGATCCCGAGGAATCGTTGTTTGTTTATGGCGACTATGTGCGACTGACGCAGGTGGTGACCAATCTGCTCAACAACGCGTGCAAGTACACGCCACGGAACGGCCGCATCGAAATCTCTTGCGGTCATTCCAAGGGCCAGGTGCAAATCACGGTCAAGGACAATGGCGTTGGTATCCCGCCGGAGCATCGGACGGGCATCTTTGAGATGTTCACGCAAGTGGAAGACACTTTGAAGGACAGTCGCGGAGGGCTCGGCATCGGTTTGACGTTGGTCAAGCAATTGATCGAACTGCACGATGGCAAGGTTCTATTGATGGACACCGATGGCGCGTCGACCGGGAGCGAATTTCAGATCCATTTGCCTCGGTTGGATTCCAAGCCGAAGGAGGAAAAGACTGTCGCTGAAGAAGAGGGGCCGAAGCGACGATACCGGGTGCTTGTCGTCGATGACGTTCCGGCGATCGCGAAGATGTTCACGATGCTGGTCGGTGCGATGGGGCACGAGGTGAACTCAGCTTCCAGTGCTCCCGAAGGCATCGAGCGGGCTCGAGAATTGCAGCCCGACATCGTCTTTTCCGACATCTGCATGCCGGGAATGGACGGCTACGAGTTGGCTCGAAGGTTCCGGAGTTTGTCGGAACTGGATTCCAGCATGCTGATTGCGATGACAGGTAACGGGCAGCCGGAAGACATTCGGATGGCGATGGAAGCGGGCTTTGACAGGCACATCACAAAACCCGCGTCGGTACAACGCCTTCGCGAAATTTTTCAAGAGCTGGAGTCGCGGCGCGGCGTGGAGTGA
- a CDS encoding sulfatase family protein produces the protein MNWLRWFVVSTVVALPFLMAVEATPVHADDSATRPNIILVMADDLGIGDVSPTNPDCKIKTPRLQQMAEEGLTFLDAHTPSSVCTPTRYGLLTGRYNWRSRLAKGVLSGTSEHLIPADRATLGHLLQDAGYHTAMIGKWHLGWDWHKNGKEIDFTKPVLNGPDSNGFDQYYGHCGSLDMPPYVWVDTGRPTSVPTRKEGVTKKQNPYGWYRNGPIGDDFEIEQVLPHLFDKSIAYVEERVKEDKPFFLYLPLPAPHTPIVPVPPFKDASGMNPYADFVMQMDHHMGQLLDAVAKAGIDENTLVIFTSDNGCSPEANFGELAKHGHDPSGKYRGHKADIYEGGHRVPFIVRWPGKVVEGKTTNAVACLTDVYTTLQSITNQTREATGGEDGFDLTGVFGGDDASEREALVSHSIGGFFAIRRGKWKLCLSHGSGGWSNPREPKAKLQGLPPMQLFDLEADPAEKNNVAKENPEVVDSLLVLLNEYVETGRSTEGPKVANDREVTFLPEGFSLPSP, from the coding sequence ATGAATTGGTTGCGATGGTTCGTTGTTTCCACGGTTGTTGCTCTTCCTTTTTTGATGGCTGTCGAAGCGACGCCTGTTCACGCGGATGATTCCGCAACACGTCCGAACATCATTTTGGTGATGGCGGATGACCTGGGCATCGGCGATGTCTCACCGACCAATCCTGATTGCAAAATCAAAACACCGCGATTGCAGCAGATGGCCGAGGAAGGTTTGACTTTCCTGGACGCTCACACGCCAAGTTCGGTTTGCACACCGACACGCTATGGTTTGTTGACCGGTCGCTACAACTGGCGGTCTCGGTTGGCCAAGGGTGTTTTGAGTGGGACGAGTGAGCACTTGATCCCCGCTGACCGTGCGACCTTGGGCCACTTGTTGCAAGATGCCGGGTATCACACGGCGATGATTGGCAAGTGGCACCTTGGTTGGGATTGGCACAAGAATGGGAAAGAGATTGACTTCACCAAGCCCGTGTTGAACGGCCCAGACAGCAATGGGTTTGATCAGTACTACGGTCACTGCGGATCGTTGGACATGCCACCGTATGTTTGGGTCGATACCGGAAGGCCAACCAGCGTGCCGACTCGAAAAGAAGGCGTGACGAAGAAACAGAATCCCTATGGTTGGTATCGCAACGGGCCGATTGGAGATGACTTTGAAATCGAGCAAGTGCTGCCGCACTTGTTCGACAAGTCGATTGCTTACGTGGAAGAACGTGTGAAAGAAGACAAACCGTTTTTCTTGTACTTGCCACTTCCTGCTCCTCACACGCCGATCGTTCCGGTGCCGCCATTTAAAGACGCCAGTGGGATGAACCCCTACGCGGACTTTGTGATGCAGATGGATCACCACATGGGGCAACTGCTCGATGCGGTTGCGAAAGCGGGCATCGATGAGAACACTCTGGTGATCTTCACTAGCGACAACGGTTGTTCGCCGGAAGCCAACTTTGGTGAGCTGGCAAAGCACGGTCACGATCCAAGTGGAAAATATCGCGGGCACAAAGCGGATATCTACGAAGGTGGTCACCGCGTTCCGTTCATCGTGCGGTGGCCGGGAAAGGTCGTCGAGGGGAAAACGACCAACGCGGTCGCCTGTTTGACCGACGTGTACACGACGCTGCAGTCAATCACCAATCAAACACGTGAAGCGACGGGTGGCGAAGATGGATTCGATTTGACCGGCGTCTTTGGTGGGGATGACGCGTCGGAACGCGAAGCTTTGGTCAGCCACAGCATTGGCGGTTTTTTCGCGATTCGTCGTGGCAAGTGGAAGCTGTGCTTGTCGCACGGCAGCGGCGGCTGGAGCAACCCTCGGGAACCGAAGGCAAAGCTGCAAGGACTTCCGCCGATGCAGTTATTTGACCTGGAGGCGGATCCCGCCGAGAAGAACAACGTCGCAAAGGAGAATCCAGAAGTTGTGGATTCGTTGCTGGTGTTGCTCAACGAGTACGTCGAAACCGGACGCAGCACCGAGGGGCCAAAGGTTGCCAATGATCGCGAGGTCACTTTCCTGCCCGAAGGCTTTTCGCTGCCGAGTCCTTGA
- a CDS encoding PRC-barrel domain-containing protein — translation MLISTETMLGTELLGTDRSVGSVCDLLFDDETWVVRHLVVDTGHWLPGRQVLFPPMKVQNADWAASSASVPLTSQQVKDSPSVESDRPVSRQMEIELYQHFDVPYYWGPAGATLAGSGYTPMPLAAGLMPMDQVENDDIKRNHLRSFDEVSGYSIQGTDDHVGHVGGMVIDDVNWSIQQLIVDTRNWWPGKKVLLGRDQIQEISWSEATVTVGLTKEQIKSSPLYDPVA, via the coding sequence ATGTTGATTTCGACTGAGACGATGTTGGGGACCGAGCTGCTAGGAACTGACCGAAGTGTGGGTTCGGTTTGTGACCTGCTGTTTGATGACGAGACTTGGGTTGTCAGGCACTTGGTAGTTGATACGGGACATTGGCTTCCGGGCCGTCAGGTCTTGTTTCCTCCGATGAAGGTTCAGAATGCGGATTGGGCGGCGTCGAGTGCCTCCGTGCCGTTGACCAGTCAGCAGGTCAAAGACAGTCCTTCGGTGGAGTCCGATCGTCCTGTGTCGCGTCAAATGGAGATCGAGCTATATCAACACTTTGACGTGCCGTATTATTGGGGACCCGCGGGGGCGACATTGGCCGGCAGTGGATACACGCCGATGCCCTTGGCAGCAGGCTTGATGCCGATGGACCAAGTCGAGAACGATGACATCAAACGGAACCATCTTCGTAGCTTTGACGAAGTGTCGGGCTATTCCATCCAAGGCACGGACGATCACGTCGGTCACGTGGGAGGAATGGTGATCGATGACGTGAACTGGTCCATTCAACAGTTGATCGTTGATACTCGGAATTGGTGGCCTGGCAAAAAGGTGTTGCTCGGTCGAGACCAGATCCAAGAGATCTCTTGGTCGGAGGCGACCGTCACGGTGGGTTTGACCAAAGAGCAAATCAAGAGTTCGCCTCTCTATGACCCGGTGGCTTGA